GATACCTGCACCTGCCGCTTGAATAACACGACCTACCATCAGAATGGTGAAGGTTGGACTAAGACCACAGACTAACGTTCCTATGGTAAATAGAGTCATGGCTGTAATGAAAATTTGACGTGTTGAAAATTTGGCAATCAGATATGCCGTAACCGGAATCAGTACACCGTTGACGAGCATATAACCCGTAGTTAACCATTGGGCTTTGTTTGCATTGATCGCGAGGTCTTCCATGATTTTAGGAAGCGCTACGTTCATCAGGGTTTGGTTCAGGAATGCCACAAAGGCACCAATTAACAATGCCGCTACAATAGGGCCTTTCTTGATGTTGTCCATCGCTGAGGATGGAGCTGCAGCAGTAGTCGTACTCATATGTTGTTCATCTCTCTTCCTTCTAACTTTTCAATCATTTGACTATGAATTCTAAGTAGGTGCTCAAGGTCTTCCTTCGATATATCCAGAATGGGTGACACTCTTTCCATCCACAAATGGTGCGTTTCCTGTTGGGCCTGTTCCCCTTTATCCGTAATCTGAAGCTTAACGGATCGGCGGTCAGCATCCGAACGTGTCCGAACGATATACTCGCCTTTGACGAGCCGCTCCACAACAGCACTCATGGAACTGCTGCCCATATGGCATAGCTCAGCCACTTCGTTGATGCCAATGGAAGGACGCTCCCTCAGAATGGATAACACCATAAACTGAATCGAAGTCAGCTCGATCTCCTTGTTTTCATTCCAAAATGCTCGAAAAAGCATTTGATTCACTTGGCGGAACGAATTAATAATATAGAATACTTCATACGTATCAGTCATTGTTTCACCCTTTTACTTTTGGAATATAATATTTCGTACACGAAATATCAGGGGAACAATTATTTATTATAACAAAAATATTTACATAGTCAACTCTTTACATATGAATTCACAAAAATAATATTAGGACATACTAACTGTGTTACATCCATGCCTTTACCCAACTAACCTGGACACAGTGTGTAGCATATGTAATTTGTAAATAAAATAACCATAGGGCTCCTGCATGAAACGAGCAGGCACTCCTATGGTTATTCAGAAGAATCAGCATGGTATCATACCGAAGTAGATAAGGCAGGCTCTTTGGTCTTGGGTGTTGTCATTTTGCCTAACAGATATACCAGCAATTGCTGATTGTGCATCGAAATGTTACTGAGAACAGAGTTCATGAATTCATTCCGGATGGTGATTCCCCGCTCTGTCTCCATTCTTCCTTTCTCTGACAGAGATACCCACACAATGCGTCGATCCTGATTATCCCGATTCCTGCGAATCAGATCATTCTTCTCCATTCGATCGAGCAGCATGGTTACAGCAGCTGGCGTAGTCGACAGATAAGGAATCAGATCCGAAGGTTTCATCTTCTGATGGTCTTCAAGTACCTCCAGAACAGCCAGCTGAGCCTCCGTTAATGAGGGTGCCAGCTCTTGATCCATATGCAATTTATAATCTTTGGTCAACCTGGACCAGCACTTGGCAAAATCGGAATTATACATCTTCCATCGCTCCTCTCTGCAACCGGTTATCACTTCACCTGCTTAAGTTTTCGCGCTCCAAAGCCGCATTCCTGCTGCCTTTTTTCAATTTCCTAGCGATCGACCGTAATCGACGAAGGTTGTTAAACTTCGCATGAATGCCCTCTTCTAATCCGCCTTCGAACAACAAAAAAAGACTCCTCGCATGACAGGATTAGCTGTTCTGCGAAAAGTCTCGTTTGTTTGTTTTTATGAAGATGATGCTGGTTGATTTTCATTGAAGTCCCTTAGAAGTTCAACGATCTCGTCCTGTTTGTCCACATGAACGATCAGTTTGCCAATATGTTTGCGCTCTGTGATCGGAACACCTTCCGAAGAGATCGGGAACACTTGGCCTTCTTTAGTCATGACAGTGATCTTACGTTGCTCTTTGCAATAAAACGCTCCAACAATACGGCTACCATTCGGTTTCACACGTTTGCCTTCTTTGAACTCGAATGTGGCAAGCCCCTTGCCTCCACGGCTCTGTATAGCGTAATCCAGAAGTAATGATCGTTTACCATATCCCAGATCGGACAACACGGCAACTTCACCTTCATCTCCTTCTACCCATAGAGCCGATACAACTTCATCTGTATCTCTTAACTGAATACCACGAACACCACCGGATACACGTCCCATTGGATTAACCTCATCCTCTCGGAAACGAATCGCCATGGCTTCTTTTGTAATCAACATAATATCTTGACCACCTGTACTTAGATGTACAGATAACACTTCATCGTCCTTGCCCACTTTACAAGCCGCAACTGCACCGGAACGCTTGGTAACGTAATCCTTCAGCTCCGTTCGTTTCACCTGTCCTCTTCGCGTAACGAAGACCAGACTGTGGTTTGGCTCTTCAAAGGATTTCACAGCAAGCACACTTGCAATACGATCATCTTTCGCAAGGGGAATGACATTCACAATGGCTGTGCCTGGATCTTTCCACTTGAATTCAGGTACCTGGTGAACAGGTAACAGGAAGTACTGACCTTTCCTCGTAAAGACAAGCAAGTTCTCAAGCGTATTTACTTCCAGAACCTGAGCGATATAATCGCCATCTTTTACTCCACTTCCGCTCCGTTCACCACCAGAACGTGTAAAGGACTGCATGCCTGTACGTTTCACATATCCCTCTTTGGATAACGTAACAAATACATCTTCCGCATTCACAAGTACTTCGAGATTAACCTTAAGTTCTTCCACTTCACCCTGGATCGCAGAACGACGGTCTATGCCGTATTTCTCACGAATCTCCATCAATTCCTTGCGGATGACTCCGATGAGCTTGCGGTCACTATCCAGAATGGATTGTAATTGTGCAATCTTTTTCATCAGTTCACCGAGTTCCTTCTCCAGAGAATTGATCTCCAGATTCGTCAAACGGTACAATTGCAATGTAAGGATGGAATCCGCTTGGCGTTCCGTGAATCCAAACATCCACATCAGGTTGTTTTGGGCATCTTGACGGTTCTTCGACGCTTTGATAGCCGCAATGACCTCATCAAGGATGTTAAGTGCTTTTACCAAGCCCTCGAGCACATGCGCACGGTCTTGCGCCTTCTCCAGCTCAAACCGGGTACGGAATGTTACAACCTCCCGCTGATGGGCAATGTAAGCCTCGAGGATCGATTTCAATCCTAATTGGTGAGGTGCTTTATTCACAATCGCAACCATATTGAAATTATAGGTGACCTGCAGGTCGGTTTTCTTCAGCAAATAAGCCAAAATACCTTGTGCGTCCGCTTCTTTTTTCAACTCAACCACGATTCGCAGACCTTCACGTCCGCTCTCATCACGCACTTCGGCAATACCTTCAACCTTCTTCTCAAGTCGGATGTTCTCCATCGCTGTAACCAGACGAGACTTCACGACCTGATAAGGAATTTCGGTAATGACGATCTGCTGTTTGCCACCGCGCATGTTTTCAATCTCGGTTTTGGACCGGATATAGATCCGTCCCTTACCTGTGCGATAGGCATCCAGAATGCCGTCACCGCCCATAATCAATCCGCCTGTTGGAAAGTCAGGACCCTTCATAAACATCATGATTTCGTCCAGCTCAATCGACGGTTTCTCCATCACAGCGATCGAAGCATCAATGACTTCACGTAAATTGTGTGGAGGAATCTCCGTTGCAAATCCGGAGGAAATACCGCTGACACCATTAACCAGCAAGTTCGGATAACGGGATGGCAATACAACCGGTTCTTTGGCCGTATTATCAAAATTATCCTTAAACAGAACCGTCCGTTTCTCGATATCGCGAAGCATCTCCATCGCGATGGGCGACAAACGGGCCTCCGTATACCGCATCGCCGCTGCCGGGTCATCATCCTGTGATCCCCAGTTACCATGACCATCCACGAGCATATGGCCCATTTTCCATGGCTGAGCCATCCGTACCATGCCCTCATAGATGGATGAGTCACCATGTGGATGATAATTACCCATTACGTCCCCAACGGTTTTGGCAGACTTGCGGTAAGTCTTGTCAGGCGTATTGCCTGAATCGTACATGGCGTATAGAATACGCCGTTGTACTGGCTTCAACCCATCCCGGACATCCGGAATGGCTCGATCCTGAATAATATATTTGGAGTAGCGACCGAAACGGTCTCCAACGACCTCTTCGAGAAAGGCCGGCATAAATTGTTCTGATGGACTCATTCCAAGCACCTTCTATTCTTCGTACTCTGTAAAGTCGACGTTCTCTACGATCCAGCGTTTTCGCGGATCAACCTTATCACCCATGAGCGTAGATACACGACGTTCTGCTTTTGCTGCATCAACAATCTGTACCTTCAGCATCGCACGAGTTTCCGGATTCATTGTTGTCTCCCACAGTTGATCCGGATTCATCTCACCTAGACCTTTATAACGTTGAAGCTCAACATTATTACCGAATTCCTTCATATAATTCGCCAGTTCTTCATCCGTCCATGCATATCGAACACTCGCAAGCTTACCAGACTTACGAGTAAGTTTGTACAATGGCGGCTGAGCAATATATACTTTGCCTGCATCAATTAAAGGCTTCATATAACGATAAAAGAAGGTCAACAGCAGCACCTGAATATGTGCACCGTCCGTATCCGCATCGGTCATAATGATAATTTTGGAATAATTGCTGTCTTCAACTGCAAATTCGGTTCCTATGCCCGCCCCGATCGCCGCTGTAATGGCGCGGTATTCTTCATTTTTGAGAATGTCGGCCAGCTTTGATTTTTCCGGATTGAGCGGTTTTCCCTTGAGCGGCAGAATAGCCTGAATCTTCGAGTCACGTCCCTGTTTGGCGGAACCACCTGCGGAATCCCCTTCAACAATAAACAACTCATTTCGGGTAAAATCCTTTGATTGCGCCGGCGTTAGTTTGCCGTTCAGGTTGGAACTTTCACTACGTTTCTTGCCTGTGCGCATATCATCACGTGCTTTGCGGGCTGCTTCTCTGGCTCTGGAGGCTTGAACCGCTTTGCGAATTAACGTTTGCGCTACCTGCGGGTTTTCTTCCAGGAAACGTTGAATATTCTCGGACACGACCGAATCCACTGCACTTCGAGCGGAAGCGCTGCCGAGCTGATCCTTGGTCTGACCTACGAACTCAACCTCTGACATCTTGACACTGATGACGGCCATCATACCTTCACGCAAATCATTGCCTTCGAGGTTTTTATCTTTTTCCTTAATCATGCTGGTACGCCGCGCGTAGTCATTCATTACACGAGTGTACGCAGCCCTGAATCCGGTCTCATGTGTACCGCCACCCCGAGTAGAGATCGAGTTCACGAACGAAGCCAGCGTTTCGGTATAACCTGCGTTATACTGGATTGCCACTTCGACTTCAATGTCATCCTTCTCCGCATAGAAGTGAATAACATCATGCAGCACATCTTTATTTTCGTTAAGAAAAGCAACAAACTGGCTTGCTCCACCTTCATACATGTATTCATCCTGATTGCCCGAACGTTCATCCTTGAGCACAATTCTCAGACCCGAATTCAGAAAAGCAATCTCCTGAAGACGTTCTGCCAATGTATCATAATTAAATTGAATACCGCTCTGGAACACCCGAATATCCGGTTTAAATGTAACTTTTGTACCTGTCCGATTGGTATTGCCCAACACTTCGAGACCGGAGACCGGTTCACCGACATGTTCAATCCCTTTTTTGTCCTTCCAATACTCGAATCGCTGACGATGAATCTTGCCATCACGGAAAATCTCGACTTCAAGCCACTCGGACAATGCGTTAGTAACTGACGCACCTACACCGTGCAAACCGCCTGATTTTTTGTATCCTGATCCACCGAACTTTCCGCCTGCGTGCAAAATCGTAAACACGACCTGGGGAGTAGGAATCCCTGTTTTATGTATACCTGTCGGAATTCCCCTTCCGTTATCCTGAACCGTAATAGAACCGTCCTTATGCAGCGTGATATCGATTTTGGAGCAGAATTTGGCGAGATGTTCGTCGACAGCGTTGTCGACAATTTCCCATACCAAATGATGTAGACCCGAAGTGCTGGTGCTGCCGATGTACATCCCCGGCCGTTTCCGTACCGCTACCAACCCTTCAAGTACTTGAATGTCGTCCGCGTCGTAGCCTGAAGACCCCTGTCCTCCGCCTGTCGAACCTGCCGACATATCGATTTGCTCGACCATTCATGCTCCCCCTTCTTAACTTGCAACTAAAAAAATGCCTAAAATGCAAACAGATGTTTTCTTATCCTTGTCCATTTTAATTCAAGATATCCCGTTTCGTAAAGACAAGGAATGACA
This Paenibacillus xylanexedens DNA region includes the following protein-coding sequences:
- the parE gene encoding DNA topoisomerase IV subunit B; the encoded protein is MVEQIDMSAGSTGGGQGSSGYDADDIQVLEGLVAVRKRPGMYIGSTSTSGLHHLVWEIVDNAVDEHLAKFCSKIDITLHKDGSITVQDNGRGIPTGIHKTGIPTPQVVFTILHAGGKFGGSGYKKSGGLHGVGASVTNALSEWLEVEIFRDGKIHRQRFEYWKDKKGIEHVGEPVSGLEVLGNTNRTGTKVTFKPDIRVFQSGIQFNYDTLAERLQEIAFLNSGLRIVLKDERSGNQDEYMYEGGASQFVAFLNENKDVLHDVIHFYAEKDDIEVEVAIQYNAGYTETLASFVNSISTRGGGTHETGFRAAYTRVMNDYARRTSMIKEKDKNLEGNDLREGMMAVISVKMSEVEFVGQTKDQLGSASARSAVDSVVSENIQRFLEENPQVAQTLIRKAVQASRAREAARKARDDMRTGKKRSESSNLNGKLTPAQSKDFTRNELFIVEGDSAGGSAKQGRDSKIQAILPLKGKPLNPEKSKLADILKNEEYRAITAAIGAGIGTEFAVEDSNYSKIIIMTDADTDGAHIQVLLLTFFYRYMKPLIDAGKVYIAQPPLYKLTRKSGKLASVRYAWTDEELANYMKEFGNNVELQRYKGLGEMNPDQLWETTMNPETRAMLKVQIVDAAKAERRVSTLMGDKVDPRKRWIVENVDFTEYEE
- a CDS encoding MarR family winged helix-turn-helix transcriptional regulator, giving the protein MTDTYEVFYIINSFRQVNQMLFRAFWNENKEIELTSIQFMVLSILRERPSIGINEVAELCHMGSSSMSAVVERLVKGEYIVRTRSDADRRSVKLQITDKGEQAQQETHHLWMERVSPILDISKEDLEHLLRIHSQMIEKLEGREMNNI
- the gyrA gene encoding DNA gyrase subunit A yields the protein MSPSEQFMPAFLEEVVGDRFGRYSKYIIQDRAIPDVRDGLKPVQRRILYAMYDSGNTPDKTYRKSAKTVGDVMGNYHPHGDSSIYEGMVRMAQPWKMGHMLVDGHGNWGSQDDDPAAAMRYTEARLSPIAMEMLRDIEKRTVLFKDNFDNTAKEPVVLPSRYPNLLVNGVSGISSGFATEIPPHNLREVIDASIAVMEKPSIELDEIMMFMKGPDFPTGGLIMGGDGILDAYRTGKGRIYIRSKTEIENMRGGKQQIVITEIPYQVVKSRLVTAMENIRLEKKVEGIAEVRDESGREGLRIVVELKKEADAQGILAYLLKKTDLQVTYNFNMVAIVNKAPHQLGLKSILEAYIAHQREVVTFRTRFELEKAQDRAHVLEGLVKALNILDEVIAAIKASKNRQDAQNNLMWMFGFTERQADSILTLQLYRLTNLEINSLEKELGELMKKIAQLQSILDSDRKLIGVIRKELMEIREKYGIDRRSAIQGEVEELKVNLEVLVNAEDVFVTLSKEGYVKRTGMQSFTRSGGERSGSGVKDGDYIAQVLEVNTLENLLVFTRKGQYFLLPVHQVPEFKWKDPGTAIVNVIPLAKDDRIASVLAVKSFEEPNHSLVFVTRRGQVKRTELKDYVTKRSGAVAACKVGKDDEVLSVHLSTGGQDIMLITKEAMAIRFREDEVNPMGRVSGGVRGIQLRDTDEVVSALWVEGDEGEVAVLSDLGYGKRSLLLDYAIQSRGGKGLATFEFKEGKRVKPNGSRIVGAFYCKEQRKITVMTKEGQVFPISSEGVPITERKHIGKLIVHVDKQDEIVELLRDFNENQPASSS
- a CDS encoding MarR family winged helix-turn-helix transcriptional regulator, with product MYNSDFAKCWSRLTKDYKLHMDQELAPSLTEAQLAVLEVLEDHQKMKPSDLIPYLSTTPAAVTMLLDRMEKNDLIRRNRDNQDRRIVWVSLSEKGRMETERGITIRNEFMNSVLSNISMHNQQLLVYLLGKMTTPKTKEPALSTSV